In one Rutidosis leptorrhynchoides isolate AG116_Rl617_1_P2 chromosome 8, CSIRO_AGI_Rlap_v1, whole genome shotgun sequence genomic region, the following are encoded:
- the LOC139864992 gene encoding BTB/POZ domain-containing protein At5g47800 isoform X1, protein MKFMRLGNRPDTFYTEEATRTLISDLPSDLTVRVNTVTYLLHKLQFPLLQKCGLLQQLCSEKEDTTSVTMEFDDFPGGADAFELCAKFCYGIKIDLSAHNFMPAICAARFMRMTESFAKGNFISKLDVFFNSCILEGWKDSVVTLQTTERFFEWSDNIGIIRRCIDSVVAKILTQPSKVRWSYTYTRPGYEQKKHHKSAPKDWWTEDVADLNIDLFRCIINTVKSTNMLPPQLIGEALHVYARRWLPDVTKNNMPHPETSTASQTTQERSVDQKSQLEMIVSLIPEDKGSVSVGFLLRLLSTAKLLKASEVLIAQLINKCSVQLEEATINDLLLPSHDSSDHHMYDIELVQIVVEGFIDQCRKSYSRDESSLDVIRKVAKLVDAFLQVVSSDVNMPVQKVVSLANVLPEFARPEHDKLYKAISIYLNEHPQMSKEEKKHLCSILDCQKLSAAARAHAVKNERLPTRTIVQLLFFEHQKHDRNTITRRDSQQPVAEDFKNRLQLYSDKGPTEQDSDRRRSCPSNTSQRIDPESEVKSKGKKVIEARSEKVKEIIEEESKHDVTNVKIHRSKSEHGRRKGK, encoded by the exons ATGAAGTTCATGAGGCTTGGAAATAGGCCGGACACCTTCTATACCGAAGAAGCTACAAG GACATTGATTTCTGACTTACCAAGTGACCTTACTGTACGCGTCAACACCGTTACGTATCTCCTCCATAAG TTACAGTTTCCACTCCTTCAAAAGTGTGGTCTCCTGCAACAACTTTGCTCTGAGAAGGAAGACACCACAAGTGTAACTATGGAGTTTGATGATTTCCCAGGAGGGGCCGATGCTTTTGAGCTGTGTGCCAAGTTCTGTTACGGGATTAAAATCGATCTCAGCGCGCATAACTTCATGCCAGCAATATGTGCTGCAAGGTTCATGCGAATGACAGAATCTTTTGCAAAGGGAAACTTTATCTCAAAGTTAGACGTTTTCTTTAATTCGTGCATTCTTGAAGGGTGGAAGGATTCGGTTGTCACGTTACAGACTACCGAAAGGTTTTTCGAATGGTCTGACAATATCGGGATTATTAGAAGGTGTATCGATTCCGTAGTTGCTAAAATACTCACACAACCATCAAAG GTTAGATGGTCCTACACTTATACCCGACCAGGATATGAACAAAAAAAGCATCACAAGTCGGCTCCTAAAGATTGGTGGACCGAAGACGTTGCAGACCTGAATATAGATCTGTTCAGATGCATCATAAATACTGTGAAATCAACAAACATGCTGCCACCTCAGCTTATCGGTGAAGCGTTGCATGTTTACGCACGTCGTTGGCTTCCAGATGTTACAAAAAATAATATGCCTCACCCTGAAACCTCAACAGCCTCACAAACAACTCAAGAAAGATCAGTTGACCAAAAAAGTCAACTTGAGATGATCGTAAGCCTTATTCCCGAAGACAAAGGATCAGTTTCAGTTGGATTCTTGCTTAGACTCCTTAGCACAGCGAAACTTTTAAAAGCATCTGAGGTGCTAATTGCTCAACTAATTAACAAATGTAGCGTGCAATTAGAGGAAGCTACGATAAATGATTTACTGCTACCGTCACATGATTCTTCTGATCATCACATGTATGATATTGAACTGGTTCAGATTGTTGTCGAGGGTTTTATCGACCAATGTCGAAAATCGTATTCTAGAGATGAAAGTTCACTTGATGTGATCAGAAAAGTTGCGAAACTTGTGGACGCTTTTCTGCAAGTCGTATCATCGGATGTGAATATGCCTGTTCAGAAAGTAGTGTCTCTTGCTAATGTGTTACCTGAATTTGCTCGGCCAGAACACGACAAACTTTACAAGGCAATCAGCATATATCTTAAT GAACATCCCCAAATGTCTAAAGAAGAGAAGAAGCACCTCTGTAGCATTTTAGACTGCCAAAAACTGTCTGCAGCAGCACGTGCACATGCTGTGAAAAACGAGAGGCTACCAACAAGAACCATCGTGCAGCTGCTTTTCTTCGAACATCAGAAACATGACAGGAACACAATAACACGACGAGACAGTCAGCAACCCGTAGCAGAGGATTTTAAGAACAGGTTACAGTTGTACTCAGACAAAGGTCCCACCGAACAAGATAGTGATAGACGAAGAAGCTGTCCTAGCAATACAAGTCAAAGGATTGATCCCGAATCAGAAGTCAAGTCAAAGGGTAAAAAGGTCATAGAAGCAAGATCGGAAAAAGTAAAGGAAATCATTGAAGAGGAAAGCAAACATGATGTTACGAATGTAAAAATACACAGAAGTAAATCAGAACATGGACGTCGTAAAGGCAAGTAG
- the LOC139864992 gene encoding BTB/POZ domain-containing protein At5g47800 isoform X2 produces MKFMRLGNRPDTFYTEEATRTLISDLPSDLTVRVNTVTYLLHKFPLLQKCGLLQQLCSEKEDTTSVTMEFDDFPGGADAFELCAKFCYGIKIDLSAHNFMPAICAARFMRMTESFAKGNFISKLDVFFNSCILEGWKDSVVTLQTTERFFEWSDNIGIIRRCIDSVVAKILTQPSKVRWSYTYTRPGYEQKKHHKSAPKDWWTEDVADLNIDLFRCIINTVKSTNMLPPQLIGEALHVYARRWLPDVTKNNMPHPETSTASQTTQERSVDQKSQLEMIVSLIPEDKGSVSVGFLLRLLSTAKLLKASEVLIAQLINKCSVQLEEATINDLLLPSHDSSDHHMYDIELVQIVVEGFIDQCRKSYSRDESSLDVIRKVAKLVDAFLQVVSSDVNMPVQKVVSLANVLPEFARPEHDKLYKAISIYLNEHPQMSKEEKKHLCSILDCQKLSAAARAHAVKNERLPTRTIVQLLFFEHQKHDRNTITRRDSQQPVAEDFKNRLQLYSDKGPTEQDSDRRRSCPSNTSQRIDPESEVKSKGKKVIEARSEKVKEIIEEESKHDVTNVKIHRSKSEHGRRKGK; encoded by the exons ATGAAGTTCATGAGGCTTGGAAATAGGCCGGACACCTTCTATACCGAAGAAGCTACAAG GACATTGATTTCTGACTTACCAAGTGACCTTACTGTACGCGTCAACACCGTTACGTATCTCCTCCATAAG TTTCCACTCCTTCAAAAGTGTGGTCTCCTGCAACAACTTTGCTCTGAGAAGGAAGACACCACAAGTGTAACTATGGAGTTTGATGATTTCCCAGGAGGGGCCGATGCTTTTGAGCTGTGTGCCAAGTTCTGTTACGGGATTAAAATCGATCTCAGCGCGCATAACTTCATGCCAGCAATATGTGCTGCAAGGTTCATGCGAATGACAGAATCTTTTGCAAAGGGAAACTTTATCTCAAAGTTAGACGTTTTCTTTAATTCGTGCATTCTTGAAGGGTGGAAGGATTCGGTTGTCACGTTACAGACTACCGAAAGGTTTTTCGAATGGTCTGACAATATCGGGATTATTAGAAGGTGTATCGATTCCGTAGTTGCTAAAATACTCACACAACCATCAAAG GTTAGATGGTCCTACACTTATACCCGACCAGGATATGAACAAAAAAAGCATCACAAGTCGGCTCCTAAAGATTGGTGGACCGAAGACGTTGCAGACCTGAATATAGATCTGTTCAGATGCATCATAAATACTGTGAAATCAACAAACATGCTGCCACCTCAGCTTATCGGTGAAGCGTTGCATGTTTACGCACGTCGTTGGCTTCCAGATGTTACAAAAAATAATATGCCTCACCCTGAAACCTCAACAGCCTCACAAACAACTCAAGAAAGATCAGTTGACCAAAAAAGTCAACTTGAGATGATCGTAAGCCTTATTCCCGAAGACAAAGGATCAGTTTCAGTTGGATTCTTGCTTAGACTCCTTAGCACAGCGAAACTTTTAAAAGCATCTGAGGTGCTAATTGCTCAACTAATTAACAAATGTAGCGTGCAATTAGAGGAAGCTACGATAAATGATTTACTGCTACCGTCACATGATTCTTCTGATCATCACATGTATGATATTGAACTGGTTCAGATTGTTGTCGAGGGTTTTATCGACCAATGTCGAAAATCGTATTCTAGAGATGAAAGTTCACTTGATGTGATCAGAAAAGTTGCGAAACTTGTGGACGCTTTTCTGCAAGTCGTATCATCGGATGTGAATATGCCTGTTCAGAAAGTAGTGTCTCTTGCTAATGTGTTACCTGAATTTGCTCGGCCAGAACACGACAAACTTTACAAGGCAATCAGCATATATCTTAAT GAACATCCCCAAATGTCTAAAGAAGAGAAGAAGCACCTCTGTAGCATTTTAGACTGCCAAAAACTGTCTGCAGCAGCACGTGCACATGCTGTGAAAAACGAGAGGCTACCAACAAGAACCATCGTGCAGCTGCTTTTCTTCGAACATCAGAAACATGACAGGAACACAATAACACGACGAGACAGTCAGCAACCCGTAGCAGAGGATTTTAAGAACAGGTTACAGTTGTACTCAGACAAAGGTCCCACCGAACAAGATAGTGATAGACGAAGAAGCTGTCCTAGCAATACAAGTCAAAGGATTGATCCCGAATCAGAAGTCAAGTCAAAGGGTAAAAAGGTCATAGAAGCAAGATCGGAAAAAGTAAAGGAAATCATTGAAGAGGAAAGCAAACATGATGTTACGAATGTAAAAATACACAGAAGTAAATCAGAACATGGACGTCGTAAAGGCAAGTAG
- the LOC139864992 gene encoding BTB/POZ domain-containing protein At5g47800 isoform X3: MEFDDFPGGADAFELCAKFCYGIKIDLSAHNFMPAICAARFMRMTESFAKGNFISKLDVFFNSCILEGWKDSVVTLQTTERFFEWSDNIGIIRRCIDSVVAKILTQPSKVRWSYTYTRPGYEQKKHHKSAPKDWWTEDVADLNIDLFRCIINTVKSTNMLPPQLIGEALHVYARRWLPDVTKNNMPHPETSTASQTTQERSVDQKSQLEMIVSLIPEDKGSVSVGFLLRLLSTAKLLKASEVLIAQLINKCSVQLEEATINDLLLPSHDSSDHHMYDIELVQIVVEGFIDQCRKSYSRDESSLDVIRKVAKLVDAFLQVVSSDVNMPVQKVVSLANVLPEFARPEHDKLYKAISIYLNEHPQMSKEEKKHLCSILDCQKLSAAARAHAVKNERLPTRTIVQLLFFEHQKHDRNTITRRDSQQPVAEDFKNRLQLYSDKGPTEQDSDRRRSCPSNTSQRIDPESEVKSKGKKVIEARSEKVKEIIEEESKHDVTNVKIHRSKSEHGRRKGK; the protein is encoded by the exons ATGGAGTTTGATGATTTCCCAGGAGGGGCCGATGCTTTTGAGCTGTGTGCCAAGTTCTGTTACGGGATTAAAATCGATCTCAGCGCGCATAACTTCATGCCAGCAATATGTGCTGCAAGGTTCATGCGAATGACAGAATCTTTTGCAAAGGGAAACTTTATCTCAAAGTTAGACGTTTTCTTTAATTCGTGCATTCTTGAAGGGTGGAAGGATTCGGTTGTCACGTTACAGACTACCGAAAGGTTTTTCGAATGGTCTGACAATATCGGGATTATTAGAAGGTGTATCGATTCCGTAGTTGCTAAAATACTCACACAACCATCAAAG GTTAGATGGTCCTACACTTATACCCGACCAGGATATGAACAAAAAAAGCATCACAAGTCGGCTCCTAAAGATTGGTGGACCGAAGACGTTGCAGACCTGAATATAGATCTGTTCAGATGCATCATAAATACTGTGAAATCAACAAACATGCTGCCACCTCAGCTTATCGGTGAAGCGTTGCATGTTTACGCACGTCGTTGGCTTCCAGATGTTACAAAAAATAATATGCCTCACCCTGAAACCTCAACAGCCTCACAAACAACTCAAGAAAGATCAGTTGACCAAAAAAGTCAACTTGAGATGATCGTAAGCCTTATTCCCGAAGACAAAGGATCAGTTTCAGTTGGATTCTTGCTTAGACTCCTTAGCACAGCGAAACTTTTAAAAGCATCTGAGGTGCTAATTGCTCAACTAATTAACAAATGTAGCGTGCAATTAGAGGAAGCTACGATAAATGATTTACTGCTACCGTCACATGATTCTTCTGATCATCACATGTATGATATTGAACTGGTTCAGATTGTTGTCGAGGGTTTTATCGACCAATGTCGAAAATCGTATTCTAGAGATGAAAGTTCACTTGATGTGATCAGAAAAGTTGCGAAACTTGTGGACGCTTTTCTGCAAGTCGTATCATCGGATGTGAATATGCCTGTTCAGAAAGTAGTGTCTCTTGCTAATGTGTTACCTGAATTTGCTCGGCCAGAACACGACAAACTTTACAAGGCAATCAGCATATATCTTAAT GAACATCCCCAAATGTCTAAAGAAGAGAAGAAGCACCTCTGTAGCATTTTAGACTGCCAAAAACTGTCTGCAGCAGCACGTGCACATGCTGTGAAAAACGAGAGGCTACCAACAAGAACCATCGTGCAGCTGCTTTTCTTCGAACATCAGAAACATGACAGGAACACAATAACACGACGAGACAGTCAGCAACCCGTAGCAGAGGATTTTAAGAACAGGTTACAGTTGTACTCAGACAAAGGTCCCACCGAACAAGATAGTGATAGACGAAGAAGCTGTCCTAGCAATACAAGTCAAAGGATTGATCCCGAATCAGAAGTCAAGTCAAAGGGTAAAAAGGTCATAGAAGCAAGATCGGAAAAAGTAAAGGAAATCATTGAAGAGGAAAGCAAACATGATGTTACGAATGTAAAAATACACAGAAGTAAATCAGAACATGGACGTCGTAAAGGCAAGTAG